GAAATAtctatttgttaaattttaaaataatgtccACCAATCACTTTTCGTTGATGTCTTTGAAACCACTTTCATTGATTCAAGTTCCACACATCTACAATTTAAAACTTCATAATATCGATTAacttttgtttaaaataattgaaaaatgactattttataGTTGTTCTCTATTTATAATCTCTGAAAactatttgtttattattttttatggaatTTTTTCATAGATTTCGAATTTTACGGACAAAATTTTATGACAATATTCGAAGTTTTACCTTACTCTCACTCGTGCTATTCGAAACTTTATAATTATGGCTTTATTTTGTATCAAGTGGTTATATATGATTCTGTATGTGTGAATTCTGGAATAGCacttactattatttttatttaattttatttcataaatttcaaattttacgAGTAAAACTTTGCGATAATATCCTAAAGTTCCTTTATAAGCTTTCAACCTTTCACTCGATCCAATTTGAAACTCTACGAtaatgtctatttttttttaacgagAGTGGTTATTTttctctaatatatatatatatattggatagATCTTCAACTGTAATTTGAAAATATGCAATGGCCCTTCCCGCCATTAATGTCACTGCCGCCGCCACTCCGCCGCTGCTGTCGCCGCCGCTGCAACTACTCCAGCTCCATAATAAAAACACCGCCTCTGCCGCCACCTACCGCAGCAATAATGACTCTACAGCTTCATGGACCTCGTTAATTGCCCGTCACTGCAAAAACGGCCGTTTAATCGAGGCGGTTGCCGAGTTCACTCGCATGAGGAATTCCGGCGTTGAGCCTAACCACATTACCTTCGTTACTCTTCTCTCCGGCTGTGCCCATTTTCCTGATCAAGCTCTGTCTTTTGGCTCTGCTCTTCACGGGTATGCTCGAAAACTCGGGTTGGATACTCAGAATGTGAAGGTGGGTACTGCTGTTATCGACATGTATTCGAAGTTTGGACTTGTGGGGCTTGCGAGATTGAGTTTTGATCATATGGGTGTTAAgaataaggtgacttggaacacgaTGGTTGATGGTTACATGAGAAATGGGGATTTCAAGAACGCGGTTAAGGTGTTCGATGAAATTCCTGACAGAGATGTTATTTCCTGGACGGCTTTGGTTGGTGGATTTGTCAAGAATGGCCTTTTTGAAGAAGGTTTAGTATGGTTTCGAGAAATGCAGTTATCTGGTGTGGAGCCTGATTATGTAACGATGATCTCTGTTCTTTCGGCTTGTGCTAATTTGGGGACTCTTGGTATAAGCCTATGGTTACACCGGTTTATCCTACGACGTGAATTTAAGGATAATGTTCGTGTTAATAACTCGTTGATCGACATGTATTGTAGGTGTGGATGTGTAGAATTGGCGTGTCAGGTGTTTCATAGAATGACTGGGAGAAGCTTGGTTTCGTGGAATTCAATCATTGTTGGATTAGCAGTCAATGGGCACGCGATAGATGCACTGCAATATTTCGATTTGATGCAAAATGAAGGTTTTCAACCGGATGGGGTGACCTTTACAGGAGTTCTCACGGCATGTAGCCATGCTGGTTTAGTCGAAAAAGGGCTGAAGTATTTCAAAGCAATGAAGAGAGTTCATAGGATTACTCCTAGGATTGAACACTACGGCTGTATAGTCGACCTTTACAGTCGTGCTGGAAGATTAGAAGATGCATTAGGCATTATTAAGAAAATGCCCGTGAAGCCAAATGAAGTTATATTGGGGTCTATATTAGCAGCCTGTCGAAATCATAGCGATGTAAGATTAGCTGAAAGGCTAATGCATTATATCTACGAACTGGATCCAGATGGAGATTCAAATCATGTGCTGCTTTCTAATATATATGCTGCAGTGGGAAGTTGGCGTGGAGCTAGTACCGTGAGGAAGAAAATGAAGGCGCTCGGGATTCAAAAGAGACCGGGAACTAGTTCCATTGAGATTGATGGTGTCCTTAATGAATTTGTGGCCGGAGATAGATCACATTTACATGCGGAGCAGGTTTACGCAATGCTTGAGCATTTGTCAGGTGAGTTAAAAGTGTCTGGATATGTTGAAGATGATTTTAGTCAATTATATGAATGTGGTTGATTACTTTCGTTTTTGTTGCTACATACACATCATTATAAAGAAGAGTAATTTTTCGCTTTGGACTTAGCTGATCAAGTTACGTAGTTGAACTACATAACATACACGTTATAAGGTTAAAAATCACGCTTTTCTACGTGAACTACAAAGGACTTGCAATAGGCTCTATACATGTGTCTTGGACTCGAGTTTTTTTTGTCTCTTCTTCCTCAACTGATTCGTTAACAATCTCTCAATATTCACAAGGTAGGGATAAGTTTGCATACATACTACCCTTCCCAAACTCCACAACCCCACTTGTTGGACTATAATgtgtgtttgttgttgttgttgttgttcctCAACTGACTTTGTCTCTTCTCAAAAACGTTCGTTGGATCGATGACATTGCTAGTACAGCAAAAACTTATGTTCATTCTTGAGTTTTCTTAGTACTAGTTATAAAAACGAAAACTTTGCATCAAAGCTATATACATATCAGGGAGACATGAAATCCTAATATTCCAACTTGGCTAGCCTAAAGCCTAAGCCCATACTTACATTTtcgttttctttttgttttttccttttctattgggccaaaaacaacaaaaacagaaAGATGAAACCATATACTACCCTTTACTAAAAACTTGAACATAGAGCTAAAACAATACTAATATTGCATGATTATGGAGTCTTAGGTTTCTTAGGACTAGCACCATTGTGATGCAATGGATCAGGACCAGCTGGAACTCCTCTTAGCTCCCAATCAGCAAACTTCTCATTAATCTTCTCTGCATGCTTGTAGTATACCTTCCCAAATGCAGCCCACTGCCTTTCTAAAACCTGCATTCACATATAGTTTTCAACGATTAGTACTTAGTCATGGAAATCTAAGCGATGATTCACTTGTCCCCATAGAGACCTCTCGTGACATACAACCGAAACAACTCCCCTAGATAGCCACCCCGCcccctttctctctttctacAACCTCGTGGATGATCGAAATAAGggaagtaacaaaaaaaaacagggCAGTAAAGACTCACGAATGAATAGACAGTATAAATGAATTAGACAATAGTAAAAGATAGTATGAGAATAAGATGAAAAGTTAAAAACCTTTCTGTTTAGGAGTTTCACAGGAGCAACTTCCTTTAGAGACAGACCATGAGATTCTTGAATTACTAAAAAACAGATCAGCAAGACAAAGAGATTGAAATATTTAGCATTGATCAAAGACATTTTTCAAGAAGCAAATGAAAAAGCAAGTTCTTGATCTAAGTGTGTAATGAAACAAAATGGATCAGTGTTAGTTGAGTGCATAAGAAGTGAAGATAGTAAAAGCCAATTTatagaacaaaagaaaatgatgagCCATGCAGCCATTATTGTATATCATAAGTATACTTTTTATGATATGACAGTGCAGTTCTGAAATCCTCTACATGCTGAGGCAATACATAAAGATGAGCTCATCTCAgttatttatttgattctttcaattttacttTGCTCAAAGAAAATAGTTAAGAGGCTTTGGTTAAGAAATAATGAGATTAAATTTATCTTGTGTTTAGTTTGAgttaacaataacaacaacgacAATACATCAGTGTAATTTCTCAAGTAGAGTTTGAGGAGGGCGAGAGACCTTATCCCCTGCCTTTATGGGGTTAGATAGATTGTTTTTTCGTTCGAGTTACTTATTAGCTAAAGTCAGAATTAGTTttatatatcaacataatacaaGATAATCgaaacacaaaaaataacatGTAAGTAACAGAAATACGAAACACATGAAACTATGAGAATACTGGTAAGACTAGCTACGAAACACCAAATTATGTTGTAGGatattgaatttcaaatattaaatggTTAAATTAGACACTATAGAAAAcaatattgtataaaaaaaaaaaaattaaaattagaaaaaggaTTATATTTGGCATCAAACTGTACTTAGTGATTCTATAATGAAAGTACTATAAACCAATGATAATTAAGATATTGTGACGTAGTGATCATATAATAGTAGTAGCTGTATATAAAACCCATACAACTCTCAGTTTTAGTTATGCTAATTAGATTCCCACCAAGTACTGTACTATGGATCTCTTTCATTGTCACCTTTTCaatgtttaaaatttgtgtCAAATCGATAACCGATAACGATATATTcagtataattttataaataggaTCTGGAGAAAGTTGATGTGTGTAAActctatttgtatatttataagtAGGATCTACTGACTATATATTCAACCTTATTATAAAACTTATCTTTAAATTTGATCGAATAATATCAGACAAATTAAAACGAAGaaaatagttattattatttttactgcaGTAACAAGACAGAGTGACGGCTTATTATCTGAAAATAACTGCACCTATCTTATCACAAGTAAATATTAGTAGGGATTATTTCATGCAAAAGGACACCTGCCCAACCCAATAGgaaaatttgaggataaatTTTTGACATTTGAAGTTGTactgataaatatatattactgACAATATCTTAAACAAAGTGTAATCATTACTTTAGATatgattaattttctttatttctttcgttttaatttatttatccgATCTTTTATTGATAACATATGTTGTCTATGACGTGTCCAACAATATATGTTTATCggaaaattataaatcaaattttgattatttttcgaTAGATATTAATATTGACATCTCGTGACACAAGATAACGAGTTGTAAAAACTCTTAATGATCGGTTTTTCGATCTTAGCTCAAGTTTTAACTTgagtgtttttttcttcttctcatttttaAACAATTGATTACGTTGTATAATTTTGACACCACTCGATTTAAATTTGGTCTCCGTCATTGAATGAATATACatgaaagattatttttttcaaatcgcAATTcgaatatcaataaaaaataataataaaattaattattagcaTCATATCAAGATCTAAGGTTGattgatgatataatataatatatatatatatattagtaccCTTTTGCAGCTACTTGCATTG
The DNA window shown above is from Solanum lycopersicum chromosome 11, SLM_r2.1 and carries:
- the LOC101256843 gene encoding pentatricopeptide repeat-containing protein At1g05750, chloroplastic isoform X3 encodes the protein MALPAINVTAAATPPLLSPPLQLLQLHNKNTASAATYRSNNDSTASWTSLIARHCKNGRLIEAVAEFTRMRNSGVEPNHITFVTLLSGCAHFPDQALSFGSALHGYARKLGLDTQNVKVGTAVIDMYSKFGLVGLARLSFDHMGVKNKVTWNTMVDGYMRNGDFKNAVKVFDEIPDRDVISWTALVGGFVKNGLFEEGLVWFREMQLSGVEPDYVTMISVLSACANLGTLGISLWLHRFILRREFKDNVRVNNSLIDMYCRCGCVELACQVFHRMTGRSLVSWNSIIVGLAVNGHAIDALQYFDLMQNEGFQPDGVTFTGVLTACSHAGLVEKGLKYFKAMKRVHRITPRIEHYGCIVDLYSRAGRLEDALGIIKKMPVKPNEVILGSILAACRNHSDVRLAERLMHYIYELDPDGDSNHVLLSNIYAAVGSWRGASTVRKKMKALGIQKRPGTSSIEIDGVLNEFVAGDRSHLHAEQVYAMLEHLSDVDFEGQLRQVWCF
- the CLV3 gene encoding protein CLAVATA 3-like precursor; this encodes MSLINAKYFNLFVLLICFLVIQESHGLSLKEVAPVKLLNRKVLERQWAAFGKVYYKHAEKINEKFADWELRGVPAGPDPLHHNGASPKKPKTP
- the LOC101256843 gene encoding pentatricopeptide repeat-containing protein At1g05750, chloroplastic isoform X2; amino-acid sequence: MALPAINVTAAATPPLLSPPLQLLQLHNKNTASAATYRSNNDSTASWTSLIARHCKNGRLIEAVAEFTRMRNSGVEPNHITFVTLLSGCAHFPDQALSFGSALHGYARKLGLDTQNVKVGTAVIDMYSKFGLVGLARLSFDHMGVKNKVTWNTMVDGYMRNGDFKNAVKVFDEIPDRDVISWTALVGGFVKNGLFEEGLVWFREMQLSGVEPDYVTMISVLSACANLGTLGISLWLHRFILRREFKDNVRVNNSLIDMYCRCGCVELACQVFHRMTGRSLVSWNSIIVGLAVNGHAIDALQYFDLMQNEGFQPDGVTFTGVLTACSHAGLVEKGLKYFKAMKRVHRITPRIEHYGCIVDLYSRAGRLEDALGIIKKMPVKPNEVILGSILAACRNHSDVRLAERLMHYIYELDPDGDSNHVLLSNIYAAVGSWRGASTVRKKMKALGIQKRPGTSSIEIDGVLNEFVAGDRSHLHAEQVYAMLEHLSGELKVSGYVEDDFSQLYECG